The Gammaproteobacteria bacterium genome includes a region encoding these proteins:
- a CDS encoding ABC transporter permease produces MLELIRAYLPEYRNYRGKLCVAFAAMLLVAVANAAIAWMIKPLLDEIFINQNTALLRILPMYLVCAYLIKGVGTFSQEYTMSFVGQDIIRKLRDRLLFHLLHLDLTFFHQYHSGELISRITSDIGRVQGAVSSNLASLLREGLIAVTLLGVVIYQSPSLSFITLVVIPAAIYPIILISHRLKHIAHTVQARNASLTTSLSEIFTNVEAIKAYHTEDFEAKRFAQANQAYLNINMKSIRIAGLVVPVMELFGSFSGAVLIMIGGGRVIDGTLTVGAFFSFMTALFMAVDPIRRVSQTYAQFQDALAAHDRIQSMLALRPEVQSGHLDLTNVAQIEFKQTSLAYGEEIALRAINLEAHKGEIIALVGKSGSGKSSAANLLLRFFDATTGEVLVNGMDIRDYSLSSVRGRISIVTQRVHIFNDTVAANVAYGTEIDELRVISALKKANVWTHVLGLPKGIHTILNEAGSNLSGGQRQRIAIARALYREPRVLILDEATSALDNQSEATILETIRALAPEIITVIIAHRLKSVEVAKRIYFLQDGQVICQGDKTELMQDCSHFQDMYQ; encoded by the coding sequence ATGCTTGAGCTAATCCGTGCTTATTTACCGGAATATCGTAACTATCGCGGCAAATTATGCGTTGCGTTTGCCGCCATGCTGCTGGTCGCGGTGGCCAACGCTGCTATCGCTTGGATGATTAAACCGTTGCTGGATGAAATTTTCATCAACCAGAATACGGCGCTACTCCGCATTTTGCCAATGTACCTGGTGTGTGCCTATCTGATAAAGGGTGTGGGTACTTTCTCCCAAGAATACACCATGAGCTTTGTTGGACAAGATATCATTCGTAAGCTGCGCGACCGGTTACTTTTTCATCTCCTGCATCTGGATTTGACTTTTTTTCACCAATATCATTCTGGCGAGCTAATCAGTCGGATCACTAGCGATATTGGCCGTGTTCAAGGCGCAGTTTCAAGTAATCTGGCCTCTTTGTTACGTGAGGGATTGATCGCGGTGACGTTGCTTGGCGTGGTAATTTACCAAAGTCCGTCATTATCCTTCATTACCTTGGTTGTCATTCCTGCCGCCATTTATCCAATCATTCTGATTTCGCATCGCTTGAAACATATTGCTCATACCGTGCAGGCACGCAATGCTTCGCTTACTACCAGCTTGTCTGAGATATTCACTAACGTCGAAGCAATCAAGGCTTACCACACGGAAGATTTCGAGGCAAAACGTTTTGCACAAGCCAATCAAGCGTATCTCAATATTAATATGAAGTCGATACGGATCGCAGGATTAGTGGTCCCCGTGATGGAGCTTTTTGGCTCTTTTTCTGGTGCGGTGCTGATCATGATTGGCGGTGGACGTGTAATTGATGGAACGTTAACAGTCGGTGCTTTTTTTTCCTTTATGACTGCGTTATTCATGGCAGTCGATCCCATTCGACGTGTGTCTCAGACTTATGCTCAATTTCAGGATGCACTCGCAGCTCATGATCGCATTCAATCAATGCTGGCATTACGGCCCGAGGTGCAGAGTGGACATCTTGATCTCACGAATGTTGCACAAATTGAATTCAAACAGACAAGCCTTGCTTATGGCGAGGAAATAGCCTTGCGTGCTATTAACCTTGAAGCGCACAAGGGCGAGATCATTGCATTGGTAGGAAAAAGTGGTAGTGGAAAAAGTTCCGCTGCGAATCTATTGTTGCGTTTTTTTGACGCCACGACAGGCGAGGTACTGGTGAATGGCATGGATATTCGGGATTATTCGCTATCCTCCGTGCGTGGACGGATTTCCATTGTTACCCAGCGTGTGCATATTTTTAACGATACGGTCGCTGCCAACGTGGCTTATGGAACCGAGATTGATGAATTACGGGTAATTTCGGCGCTGAAAAAGGCCAATGTTTGGACGCATGTCTTGGGGTTGCCCAAAGGCATTCATACTATTCTCAACGAGGCAGGCAGTAATCTTTCCGGTGGCCAACGCCAACGCATTGCGATTGCCCGCGCACTGTATCGTGAACCCCGCGTGCTCATCCTCGACGAAGCCACTAGTGCCCTTGACAATCAGAGCGAGGCGACCATTCTAGAAACAA